In the Mycolicibacterium thermoresistibile genome, one interval contains:
- a CDS encoding enoyl-CoA hydratase/isomerase family protein, whose product MTTSEIATLPGYEEFAPWLLVEKRGAVHVVSINRPEAFNAVNEEVHHAFATIWRRLTDDEDVRAVVTTGVGKAFSAGGDMVMFGRLIEDPVARQFQITEARTVFLEVINFPKPLVSAVNGPAVGLGCSIALLSDFLVMGRSSYLADPHVAVGLVAGDGGAAMLPLLIGLMKAKQYVLLGDRITPEEAEKLNLVTKVAEDDAVLDDALAIGERLAALPPQALRATKVAMNMHLSRAALGILEYALAEEYTSFTTPEFQERVAAFRAKSNK is encoded by the coding sequence ATGACGACTTCCGAGATCGCCACCCTGCCCGGCTACGAGGAGTTCGCCCCCTGGCTGCTCGTCGAGAAGCGCGGTGCGGTGCACGTGGTGAGCATCAACCGGCCGGAGGCGTTCAACGCGGTCAACGAGGAGGTGCACCACGCCTTCGCCACGATCTGGCGCAGGCTCACCGACGACGAGGACGTCCGCGCCGTCGTGACCACCGGCGTCGGCAAGGCCTTCTCGGCCGGCGGCGACATGGTGATGTTCGGCCGGCTGATCGAGGACCCGGTCGCGCGCCAGTTCCAGATCACCGAGGCCCGAACGGTTTTCCTCGAGGTGATCAACTTCCCCAAGCCGCTGGTGTCGGCGGTCAACGGTCCCGCCGTCGGGTTGGGCTGCTCGATCGCGTTGCTGAGCGACTTCCTGGTGATGGGCAGGAGCAGCTATCTGGCCGACCCGCACGTCGCGGTGGGCCTGGTCGCCGGCGACGGCGGTGCCGCGATGCTGCCGCTGCTGATCGGGCTGATGAAGGCCAAACAGTATGTGCTGCTGGGCGATCGGATCACCCCGGAGGAGGCCGAGAAGCTCAACCTCGTCACCAAGGTGGCCGAGGACGACGCGGTGCTCGACGACGCACTGGCGATCGGGGAGCGGTTGGCGGCGCTGCCCCCGCAGGCGCTGCGGGCCACGAAGGTCGCGATGAACATGCACCTGTCGCGCGCCGCGCTCGGGATCCTCGAGTACGCGCTGGCCGAGGAGTACACCTCGTTCACCACGCCGGAGTTCCAGGAGCGCGTCGCGGCGTTCCGCGCCAAGTCCAACAAGTAG
- a CDS encoding thiolase C-terminal domain-containing protein, whose protein sequence is MRRVAIVGAGMTPFGEHFELGIKDLVPMAYAEAVANVDKGISKSEIEAAWFGELSTTDGFPSGILADTLDLTDIPVTRVENACATGNDAVRNGVMAIASGMYDVVLVVGADKVRETSSNTTFWEWAAMTRDNAWDYPLGLVAPANFALHVTRYLHESPATKEHLAMVAVKNHFHALKNPKAQLRYEITVEQALAAPIVVEPFGLYDCTPQSDGAAAVILAAEDVVDRYTDRPVWVRGVGIGMDRVMHQHKQDMTTFPPTVRAAKAAMKMAGVTPKDIDVAEVHDCFTGVELISYEDLGFADRFEAYKIVEGRENYVGGSIPVNPSGGLKAKGHPPGATGVAQCYELFNQLRGEAENQVDGARVALAHNIGGPTAVSAVTILSSEKD, encoded by the coding sequence GTGAGACGAGTGGCCATTGTCGGCGCGGGAATGACGCCGTTCGGTGAGCATTTCGAGTTGGGCATCAAGGATCTCGTGCCGATGGCGTACGCCGAGGCCGTCGCCAATGTCGACAAGGGCATCTCCAAGTCCGAGATCGAGGCGGCCTGGTTCGGTGAGCTGTCGACCACCGACGGGTTCCCGTCCGGGATCCTGGCCGACACCCTGGATCTCACCGACATCCCGGTGACGCGCGTCGAAAACGCCTGCGCCACCGGCAACGACGCCGTCCGTAACGGCGTGATGGCGATCGCCTCGGGGATGTACGACGTGGTGCTCGTCGTCGGCGCGGACAAGGTGCGGGAGACGTCGTCGAACACTACCTTCTGGGAGTGGGCGGCGATGACGCGCGACAACGCATGGGACTATCCGCTCGGGCTGGTGGCACCGGCGAACTTCGCGCTGCACGTCACCCGGTATCTGCACGAGTCGCCCGCCACCAAGGAGCACCTGGCGATGGTGGCGGTCAAGAACCACTTCCACGCGCTGAAGAACCCGAAGGCCCAACTGCGCTACGAGATCACCGTCGAGCAGGCGCTGGCGGCCCCGATCGTCGTCGAACCCTTCGGTCTCTACGACTGCACCCCGCAGAGCGACGGTGCGGCCGCGGTGATCCTTGCGGCCGAGGACGTCGTCGACCGCTACACCGACCGGCCGGTCTGGGTGCGCGGCGTCGGTATCGGCATGGACCGCGTCATGCACCAGCACAAGCAGGATATGACGACCTTCCCGCCCACGGTGCGGGCCGCGAAGGCGGCGATGAAGATGGCCGGCGTGACCCCGAAGGACATCGACGTCGCCGAGGTGCACGACTGCTTCACCGGCGTCGAGCTGATCAGCTACGAGGACCTGGGCTTCGCCGATCGGTTCGAGGCGTACAAGATCGTCGAGGGCCGGGAGAATTACGTCGGCGGCTCGATCCCCGTCAACCCCAGCGGTGGGCTGAAGGCCAAGGGCCATCCGCCGGGCGCCACCGGCGTCGCCCAGTGCTACGAGCTGTTCAACCAGTTGCGCGGCGAGGCCGAGAACCAGGTCGACGGCGCGCGGGTAGCGTTGGCGCACAACATCGGCGGACCGACCGCGGTCTCAGCGGTGACCATCCTCTCGAGTGAAAAGGACTGA
- a CDS encoding Zn-ribbon domain-containing OB-fold protein, translating into MTHIVSIGTYLPPWTSGKRRVKGPDEDALTMAVAAGRAADPGAQARAVVLVTRNFPLVEGGNGAVLVAALGLPADTPVSEVLGGAPAVLDQLVSAAPGTLVIGADDNDAAAGAAAALTGDRGAELVVRARQTRSLPLVARSDDGSRHTYPDPRLQREVGVRATLDRLDLRGRVAAAAGVPAAQLGKAVDTSGAVEDRTVSASGLIRALAEAIEGKGSGLVIGVEQATISVADLAPGEVTVTRDEVEPRELPRFTYAEGNGIPISMPAYNRAFEPKIRWEAAVFDERPGIDGAPQFPPRLRVDDGGTLATEYRLEPLPRTGTVYTHTTIRIPVPDLPSPYSLAVVQLDGSPVRVLLKVTGVPAGETTVGQPGAVVLRRIAMRSGIPDYGYAFWPGRAEGVAS; encoded by the coding sequence ATGACTCACATCGTGTCGATCGGCACGTACCTTCCGCCGTGGACCAGCGGTAAACGCCGGGTCAAGGGGCCCGACGAGGACGCGCTCACCATGGCCGTCGCTGCCGGCCGGGCCGCCGACCCCGGGGCGCAGGCGCGCGCCGTCGTGCTGGTGACCCGCAACTTCCCGCTCGTCGAGGGCGGGAACGGCGCCGTGCTGGTGGCGGCTCTGGGACTTCCCGCCGACACCCCGGTGTCCGAGGTGCTCGGCGGTGCCCCCGCGGTACTCGACCAGCTCGTGAGCGCCGCGCCGGGCACCCTGGTCATCGGCGCCGACGACAACGACGCCGCCGCCGGGGCCGCCGCCGCGCTGACCGGTGATCGCGGCGCCGAGCTGGTGGTCCGCGCACGGCAGACCCGCAGCCTTCCGCTGGTGGCGCGCAGCGACGACGGATCGCGGCACACCTACCCCGATCCGCGTCTGCAGCGCGAGGTCGGCGTGCGCGCGACGCTGGACAGGCTGGATCTGCGTGGTCGGGTGGCCGCGGCCGCCGGTGTGCCCGCCGCGCAGCTGGGCAAGGCCGTCGACACTTCCGGCGCCGTCGAGGACCGCACGGTGTCGGCCTCCGGGCTGATCCGGGCGCTGGCCGAGGCGATCGAGGGCAAGGGATCCGGGCTGGTCATCGGAGTCGAGCAGGCCACGATCAGCGTCGCGGACCTGGCGCCGGGTGAGGTGACGGTGACCCGCGACGAGGTCGAACCGCGCGAACTGCCCAGGTTCACCTACGCCGAGGGCAACGGTATCCCGATCTCGATGCCCGCCTACAACCGCGCGTTCGAGCCGAAGATCCGCTGGGAGGCTGCGGTTTTCGACGAGCGGCCGGGCATCGACGGCGCACCGCAGTTCCCGCCGCGGTTGCGGGTCGACGACGGCGGCACGCTCGCCACCGAGTACCGGCTCGAACCGTTGCCGCGCACCGGCACCGTATACACCCACACCACCATCCGCATTCCGGTGCCCGACCTGCCCAGCCCGTACTCGCTGGCCGTCGTACAGCTCGACGGCAGCCCGGTGCGGGTGCTGCTCAAGGTGACCGGCGTGCCGGCGGGGGAGACGACGGTCGGTCAGCCGGGTGCGGTGGTGCTGCGGCGCATCGCGATGAGATCGGGCATCCCGGACTACGGATACGCGTTCTGGCCGGGGCGGGCGGAAGGAGTTGCGTCGTGA
- a CDS encoding SDR family oxidoreductase yields the protein MNFQGGHTLAETRSLTDRAVIVTGASRGIGREIAVRVAADGARVGLLARTETPNPKLAGTLAETAEAVRAAGGQAYEAVCDVRDADSVAAAVADIADAFGGIDVVVNNAGALDLRPTSALPPKNFRRLLAVNVEGPFAVVQAALPHLRRSDNAHIVNVSPPVNLAPAWIGAHTGHTVGKYAESLLTIGWAAEFASIPVAVNSLWPATTVASTGMLVAMGDEVRAQARDPRIMADALHALVTRPADCTGNFYTDEQILREEGVADLTGYRLAASEDDLVPNFYLESTPLPTI from the coding sequence ATGAATTTCCAGGGAGGACACACGTTGGCCGAAACCAGATCGCTGACCGACCGCGCCGTCATCGTCACCGGCGCGAGCCGCGGCATCGGGCGCGAGATCGCGGTCCGGGTGGCCGCCGACGGGGCACGAGTCGGGCTGCTGGCCCGCACCGAGACCCCGAACCCGAAGCTCGCCGGCACGCTCGCCGAGACCGCCGAGGCGGTGCGGGCGGCCGGCGGGCAGGCCTACGAGGCGGTCTGCGACGTCCGCGACGCCGACTCCGTGGCGGCCGCCGTGGCCGACATCGCCGACGCGTTCGGCGGCATCGACGTCGTGGTGAATAACGCCGGAGCGCTCGACCTGCGACCGACATCGGCGTTGCCACCCAAGAACTTTCGCCGGCTACTCGCGGTGAACGTGGAGGGGCCGTTCGCCGTCGTGCAGGCGGCGCTGCCGCACCTGCGCCGCTCGGACAACGCGCACATCGTCAACGTGTCGCCGCCGGTGAACCTCGCCCCCGCCTGGATCGGCGCGCACACCGGCCATACCGTCGGCAAGTACGCCGAGAGCCTGCTGACCATCGGCTGGGCGGCGGAGTTCGCCTCGATTCCCGTCGCGGTCAACTCGCTGTGGCCCGCCACGACTGTGGCGAGCACCGGCATGCTGGTCGCGATGGGCGACGAGGTCAGGGCGCAGGCGCGGGATCCACGGATCATGGCCGACGCTCTGCACGCCCTGGTCACCCGGCCGGCCGACTGCACCGGCAACTTCTATACCGACGAACAGATCCTGCGCGAGGAAGGCGTCGCCGACCTCACCGGCTACCGGCTCGCGGCCAGCGAGGATGATCTGGTTCCGAACTTCTATCTCGAATCCACCCCGCTCCCGACGATCTAG
- a CDS encoding acyl-CoA dehydrogenase family protein — protein MSQFDALRANEPELADLRASVREFLERDRAEFGWEPDVDSWLGQWDEGFSARLAAAGYVGMTIPKEYGGHGLTHLHRYVVTEELLAQGAPVAAHWVADRQVVPGLLAYGTEEQRQRLLPRIAAGKFFSSIGMSEHGAGSDLAAVQTKAVRTDGGWVLNGTKVWTSGAHKAHQVVVLARTSPPDPQKRHAGFSQFLVPCDAKGVRIEPILLMNGDHHFNEVSFEDVFIPDADVLGEIGNGWHQVTAELSFERSGPERILSTVPLIVAAIRLLGNTPGTDDTTARIVGDLLGRLISLRQLSVWVARTLSEHKDAANQAALVKDLGTRFEQDSIEVIADVLDRVSPTPQIAALTATAILHKPIFTLRGGTNEVLRGVVARGMGLR, from the coding sequence GTGAGCCAGTTCGACGCCCTGCGCGCCAACGAACCCGAACTCGCCGACTTACGGGCCTCGGTGCGCGAATTCCTGGAAAGAGACCGCGCCGAGTTCGGCTGGGAACCCGACGTCGACTCCTGGCTGGGCCAGTGGGACGAGGGCTTCTCCGCCCGCCTGGCCGCCGCCGGATACGTCGGGATGACCATCCCGAAGGAGTACGGCGGACACGGCCTGACCCACCTGCACCGGTACGTGGTGACCGAGGAGCTGCTGGCCCAGGGCGCGCCGGTGGCCGCGCACTGGGTCGCAGACCGTCAGGTCGTGCCCGGGCTGCTGGCCTACGGCACCGAGGAGCAGCGCCAGCGGCTGCTCCCCCGCATCGCCGCCGGGAAGTTCTTCTCCTCCATCGGGATGAGCGAACACGGCGCGGGGTCGGACCTGGCCGCCGTGCAGACGAAGGCGGTCAGGACCGACGGCGGCTGGGTGCTCAACGGCACCAAGGTGTGGACCAGCGGTGCGCACAAGGCCCATCAGGTCGTCGTGCTGGCCCGCACCAGCCCGCCGGATCCGCAGAAGCGGCACGCCGGGTTCAGCCAGTTCCTGGTGCCGTGCGACGCCAAGGGCGTGCGGATCGAACCGATCCTGCTGATGAACGGCGACCACCACTTCAACGAGGTCTCCTTCGAAGACGTGTTCATCCCGGACGCGGATGTGCTCGGCGAGATCGGCAACGGCTGGCACCAGGTGACCGCCGAGCTGTCCTTCGAGCGCAGCGGGCCCGAGCGGATCCTGTCGACGGTGCCGCTGATCGTCGCGGCGATCCGCCTGCTGGGCAACACCCCCGGCACCGATGACACCACCGCCAGGATCGTGGGTGACCTTCTGGGACGGCTGATCTCACTGCGGCAGCTGTCGGTGTGGGTGGCGCGCACGCTGTCCGAGCACAAGGACGCCGCCAACCAGGCCGCACTGGTCAAGGATCTGGGCACACGCTTCGAACAGGATTCGATCGAGGTGATCGCCGATGTGCTCGACCGGGTGTCGCCGACACCTCAGATCGCGGCGCTGACCGCCACCGCGATCCTGCACAAGCCGATCTTCACGCTGCGCGGCGGCACCAACGAGGTGCTGCGCGGCGTCGTCGCACGAGGAATGGGGTTGCGATGA
- a CDS encoding acyl-CoA dehydrogenase family protein, protein MSALSGGVFATDTADDYTDLRQLVDDIGRRSFDARIGTRRVPDQFDDELWGNLSDTGLTRLTSDPDLGAGPNELAVVLSGIARYAGAVPLAETDALAGWLGREAGLDLPDGPLTVAIAEHSGDGPVKAVDVPWARAAAAVLLAVRTPDGARIGITSNPQVVDGHNAAGEPRGRVTVDLGAVTLASVDDAVLTELTLRGAWCRAVQIVGALDTAAAMTVRHTAEREQFGRSLSKFQAVQHALAGMAGEIERARAAASLAVAAAADYGFAAPRTEFAITAARVTAGRAVTAVTTSAHQLHGAIGVTAEHPLWSVTLRAQAWADEFGTTAGYARRLGRLALESANPWDLVIGNV, encoded by the coding sequence ATGAGCGCACTTTCGGGCGGGGTGTTCGCCACCGACACCGCCGACGACTACACCGACCTGCGCCAGCTCGTCGACGACATCGGGCGCCGGTCGTTCGACGCCCGCATCGGCACCCGGCGGGTGCCCGACCAGTTCGACGACGAGCTGTGGGGCAACCTCTCCGACACCGGGCTTACCCGGTTGACCAGCGACCCCGATCTCGGCGCCGGCCCCAACGAGCTCGCCGTCGTGCTGTCCGGCATCGCCCGGTACGCGGGTGCGGTTCCACTGGCCGAGACCGATGCGCTCGCCGGCTGGCTGGGCCGCGAGGCGGGCCTCGACCTGCCCGACGGGCCGCTGACCGTCGCGATCGCCGAACACTCCGGTGACGGACCCGTGAAAGCCGTCGACGTCCCGTGGGCGCGGGCCGCCGCGGCGGTGCTTCTCGCGGTGCGGACCCCGGACGGGGCACGCATCGGAATCACATCGAACCCGCAGGTCGTCGACGGGCACAATGCCGCGGGTGAGCCCCGCGGCCGGGTGACCGTCGATCTCGGTGCTGTCACGTTGGCGTCGGTCGACGACGCCGTCCTCACCGAGCTCACCCTGCGCGGCGCCTGGTGCCGCGCCGTGCAGATCGTCGGCGCGCTCGACACCGCGGCGGCGATGACGGTCAGGCACACCGCCGAACGCGAACAGTTCGGCCGCTCGCTGAGCAAGTTCCAGGCGGTGCAGCACGCGCTGGCTGGGATGGCCGGTGAGATCGAACGTGCCAGAGCGGCGGCATCCTTGGCGGTCGCAGCCGCCGCTGATTACGGATTCGCGGCACCGCGAACCGAATTCGCGATCACCGCCGCGCGGGTGACTGCCGGCCGTGCCGTCACCGCGGTGACGACGAGCGCCCACCAGCTGCACGGGGCCATCGGCGTGACCGCCGAGCACCCGCTGTGGTCGGTGACGCTGCGCGCTCAGGCCTGGGCCGACGAGTTCGGCACCACCGCCGGGTACGCACGCCGACTCGGCCGTCTAGCACTCGAATCGGCGAATCCGTGGGACCTGGTCATCGGCAACGTCTAA
- a CDS encoding IS1380 family transposase produces MKNIAVAPRVKVSADGHGVVSHAGMGMVRELADRTGLSTQVTVALVDTYRGPWVYAPGDVFADLAAAVADGAVCIDGVGQLCGDREHVFGAAASTTTMWRLVDERIDAAHLPAVRAARAAARAAAWDAGAAPADQDWLHIDLDATLVIDHSDNKAGATPTWKKTFGHHPLLAFLDRPEIAGGEALGGLLRTGNAGANTASDHIIVLEQALAALPPAWQPDPDQPGDPDKPKVLVRCDTAGATHKFAEACRTAGVGFSFGYPVDVRVQDAVDTLNLGSCWYPAIDTRGGIRDGAWVAEATDLVNLESWPPGTRLILRKERPHPGAQLRFTDADGMRVTAFITDTPHGVVPGQVAGLELRHRQHARVEDRIRELKATGLRNLPCHSFWANAAWLEIVLAAADLVTWTRLIGFRNQPGLARAEINTFRYRVLHVAARITRGARQLRLRIDATWRWAAAIVTAWQHLRTAFG; encoded by the coding sequence GTGAAGAATATCGCGGTCGCACCACGGGTGAAAGTCTCAGCCGACGGCCACGGCGTCGTGTCGCACGCCGGGATGGGCATGGTGCGTGAACTCGCCGACCGCACGGGCCTATCAACGCAGGTCACCGTAGCTTTGGTCGACACCTACCGGGGCCCGTGGGTTTACGCCCCCGGTGATGTCTTCGCTGATCTGGCCGCCGCGGTCGCCGACGGGGCGGTCTGCATCGACGGGGTCGGCCAGCTGTGCGGCGATCGTGAGCATGTGTTCGGTGCCGCGGCGTCGACGACGACGATGTGGCGGCTGGTCGATGAGCGCATCGACGCCGCCCACCTGCCCGCGGTGCGGGCCGCGCGGGCCGCCGCGCGAGCGGCGGCCTGGGACGCCGGAGCGGCCCCCGCTGATCAGGACTGGTTGCACATCGACCTCGATGCGACCCTGGTCATCGATCACTCCGACAACAAAGCCGGCGCCACGCCGACCTGGAAGAAGACGTTCGGCCACCATCCGCTGCTGGCGTTTTTGGACCGCCCGGAGATCGCCGGTGGGGAAGCTCTGGGCGGGCTGTTGCGCACCGGCAACGCCGGTGCCAACACCGCCAGCGATCACATCATTGTCCTGGAGCAGGCCCTGGCCGCGCTGCCCCCAGCGTGGCAGCCCGACCCCGATCAACCCGGCGACCCCGATAAGCCGAAGGTGTTGGTGCGCTGCGACACCGCCGGGGCCACCCATAAGTTCGCCGAGGCCTGCCGCACTGCCGGGGTGGGGTTCTCGTTCGGCTACCCCGTCGACGTTCGCGTCCAGGACGCCGTGGACACCCTCAACCTCGGTTCATGCTGGTATCCGGCCATCGACACCCGCGGCGGAATCCGCGACGGGGCCTGGGTCGCCGAGGCCACCGACCTGGTCAACCTCGAGAGCTGGCCGCCCGGCACCCGACTGATCCTGCGCAAGGAGCGCCCCCATCCGGGTGCACAGTTACGGTTCACCGACGCCGACGGGATGCGCGTCACCGCGTTCATCACCGACACACCCCACGGCGTGGTGCCCGGGCAAGTCGCCGGCCTGGAGCTACGTCATCGCCAGCACGCCCGCGTCGAAGACCGCATCCGCGAACTCAAAGCCACCGGCCTGCGCAACCTGCCGTGTCACTCGTTTTGGGCCAACGCCGCCTGGCTGGAAATCGTGCTGGCCGCCGCCGACCTGGTCACCTGGACCAGACTCATCGGCTTCCGCAACCAGCCCGGGCTGGCCCGCGCCGAGATCAACACTTTCCGCTACCGCGTCCTGCACGTCGCCGCCCGCATCACCCGCGGCGCCCGCCAACTACGGCTACGCATCGACGCCACCTGGCGATGGGCCGCAGCGATCGTCACCGCCTGGCAACACCTGCGCACCGCCTTCGGATAA